One Oscillospiraceae bacterium genomic region harbors:
- a CDS encoding glycosyltransferase family 2 protein codes for MPKVGIVISNYNGWQDTLVCLDSLQKQTYKDFEIILLDDASPNDSVAQLQDKLPANTVFLPQEQNLGFAAVNNVGMRRALADGCDYVLLLNNDTAVAPDMLETLLRETPVGAVSCPKMLFMNPPDEIWFAGGTLDPATGKVKHLGGHAKDGSAFAQKQQVSFITFCCVLLPRAVIEQVGYLDETLFMYCEDVDYCIRLGQAGVPLWFLPDAKLWHKAGGSAGGMLSVYYITRNTLYLTCKGKSRAYAKRKTVLPILTGAARYALTKALGRKKGRSYGAYRGAVDFWNGKMGRMEPPKTKEN; via the coding sequence ATGCCCAAGGTAGGAATTGTTATCTCCAATTACAACGGCTGGCAGGATACGCTGGTCTGTCTGGACAGCCTGCAAAAGCAGACGTACAAGGACTTTGAAATTATCCTGCTGGACGATGCTTCGCCCAATGACTCGGTAGCGCAATTGCAGGATAAACTGCCTGCCAACACAGTGTTTCTGCCGCAAGAGCAGAACCTGGGCTTTGCTGCCGTCAACAATGTGGGTATGCGCCGTGCACTGGCCGATGGCTGCGACTATGTGCTGCTGCTGAACAACGACACCGCCGTTGCCCCCGATATGCTGGAGACCTTGCTGCGGGAGACCCCGGTGGGCGCCGTGAGCTGCCCAAAAATGTTGTTTATGAACCCGCCGGACGAAATCTGGTTTGCAGGCGGCACGCTGGATCCCGCTACCGGTAAGGTGAAGCACCTGGGCGGCCACGCTAAGGACGGTTCCGCCTTTGCCCAAAAGCAGCAGGTGAGCTTTATCACGTTCTGCTGTGTGCTGTTGCCGCGGGCGGTCATTGAACAGGTTGGTTATCTCGACGAGACACTGTTTATGTATTGCGAGGATGTGGATTACTGCATCCGTTTAGGGCAAGCCGGTGTGCCGCTGTGGTTCCTGCCCGATGCCAAACTGTGGCATAAGGCAGGCGGCAGCGCAGGGGGCATGTTGTCGGTGTACTATATCACCCGCAACACGCTGTATTTGACCTGCAAGGGCAAATCCCGCGCCTACGCGAAGAGGAAAACCGTGCTGCCGATTCTCACCGGCGCGGCCCGCTATGCGCTGACCAAGGCGCTGGGTCGCAAAAAAGGCCGCAGTTATGGCGCCTACCGTGGTGCCGTGGACTTTTGGAACGGCAAGATGGGGCGGATGGAACCGCCCAAAACGAAGGAGAATTGA
- a CDS encoding glycosyltransferase produces MAQTLSIILAQYYPDKMQLRHTLDSLLIQDTYDFELIIADDGSPEDYWDDTHAYLAAHDFTNVKLSKNKVNQGTVTNMLHAVELASGQWIAGISPGDYVYDASTIRWVLDMLRRDAPQVAFGKSAYYRQESDGTLVQLPGETPFDRTPYDAAHYDNKAIRRNVLLYDDGISGIETMYERGIFLDALQKMNGRVRFAEDFATRLFAVQGVPIRCYDRILRWYEYGTGVSTNEKARARMEADWRAMLTLMRELYPQDRLVRLAWEYYHNDRHKSRLLRGLIGRLVVPQNCAFKKAQHSWQPPINGDMAELKKIYAYAEEDTHA; encoded by the coding sequence TTGGCACAGACGCTGTCGATCATTCTGGCACAGTATTACCCGGATAAAATGCAGCTGCGCCACACGCTGGACTCGCTGCTGATACAGGATACCTACGATTTTGAGCTCATCATCGCCGATGATGGCTCGCCGGAGGATTACTGGGATGACACCCACGCCTACTTGGCGGCCCACGACTTTACCAACGTAAAACTGTCCAAAAACAAGGTCAACCAGGGCACAGTCACTAATATGCTCCACGCGGTGGAACTGGCCAGCGGGCAGTGGATCGCCGGTATCTCGCCGGGCGACTATGTGTACGATGCCTCCACCATCCGCTGGGTGCTGGACATGCTGCGCAGGGACGCTCCGCAGGTGGCCTTTGGAAAGTCCGCCTATTACCGGCAGGAAAGCGACGGCACGCTGGTGCAGCTGCCCGGGGAGACGCCGTTTGACCGCACCCCCTACGATGCGGCCCACTACGATAACAAGGCTATCCGCCGCAATGTGCTGTTGTACGATGACGGCATCAGCGGCATTGAAACAATGTACGAGCGCGGAATTTTCCTGGATGCGCTGCAAAAGATGAATGGCCGCGTCCGCTTTGCCGAGGACTTTGCCACCCGGTTGTTTGCCGTGCAGGGGGTTCCGATCCGCTGCTATGATCGGATTCTGCGCTGGTACGAGTACGGTACCGGTGTTTCCACCAACGAGAAGGCCCGCGCCAGGATGGAAGCCGATTGGCGCGCCATGCTGACGCTGATGCGGGAATTGTATCCCCAAGACCGGCTGGTCCGCCTGGCGTGGGAGTATTACCACAACGACCGCCACAAATCCCGCCTGTTGCGCGGGCTGATCGGCCGTCTGGTTGTGCCGCAGAACTGTGCGTTCAAAAAGGCGCAGCACAGCTGGCAGCCGCCGATTAACGGCGATATGGCTGAGTTGAAGAAAATCTACGCCTATGCCGAGGAGGACACACACGCATGA
- a CDS encoding glucosyltransferase domain-containing protein, producing the protein MTTLQSREDALLRRVRAFDWARLKWCFAATALCMLLAHGFAWFNLFPSHDGTILVFDADVVMLQLGRWVELLYFRFVRGRINAPWLNGAFTIVWTSLAVYLVGKLLQLGKKATIALCAVFSTAISVTLLYATYYDKTDLYACAMFLAVWGVYAVRRFRCRWWGVLFCSGCLCLAMGLYQGYIEFAIGLFLICLLRDCLTEDLAWAEYLRRGVTAVVSLLLGGVLYAVSLKVVLAYKHLELIDSDNGLQQMSRAGVADYLARLPGAYKQVFTTLLGYDVWNNRGMRLATAVCLLLGLACLVLALCKKPLRAAVQVIILLVLLPLGLNVVYLLSEKHPTLLMLYPVYLVYALVLLLTGLEPDTIPRSAAWLACLLCAFIAVQNVIYANGAYTYRKLVYENTRAQVYTIMAKVEDLPGYVEGETPVVFSGDFTDSNFTYHNDLIRLYEEGETGLSGSAITYDGTIKWWFGNIMGSSAKVVNTQAELDAWAENPAVQAMPSYPASGCIAMVDGAAVIKLSD; encoded by the coding sequence ATGACAACTTTGCAGAGCAGGGAAGATGCCCTGCTGCGCCGGGTCAGGGCCTTTGATTGGGCCCGCCTGAAATGGTGCTTTGCCGCAACGGCGCTGTGTATGCTGCTGGCGCACGGCTTTGCATGGTTTAACCTGTTCCCCAGCCATGACGGCACGATTCTGGTTTTTGATGCCGATGTTGTTATGCTGCAGCTGGGGCGGTGGGTCGAACTGCTGTATTTTCGGTTTGTGCGTGGCAGAATCAATGCGCCATGGCTGAATGGAGCATTTACAATCGTGTGGACTTCACTGGCTGTATACTTGGTTGGAAAATTGCTGCAGCTGGGGAAAAAGGCAACGATAGCGCTGTGTGCGGTTTTCAGCACGGCAATCAGCGTGACCCTGCTATATGCGACGTACTACGATAAAACGGATTTGTATGCCTGTGCCATGTTTCTGGCCGTTTGGGGCGTGTACGCGGTACGGCGCTTTCGCTGCCGCTGGTGGGGCGTGCTGTTCTGCAGCGGGTGCCTCTGCCTGGCGATGGGACTATACCAGGGGTACATCGAGTTTGCCATCGGGCTGTTCCTGATCTGCCTGCTGCGTGATTGCCTGACAGAGGATCTCGCTTGGGCAGAGTATCTGCGCCGTGGGGTCACAGCCGTGGTTTCGCTGCTGCTGGGCGGCGTATTGTACGCTGTTTCGCTGAAAGTTGTGCTGGCCTATAAGCATCTGGAGTTGATTGACAGCGATAACGGCCTGCAGCAGATGAGCCGTGCCGGGGTGGCGGATTACCTGGCCCGCCTGCCCGGCGCGTACAAACAGGTATTTACCACCCTGCTGGGGTATGATGTCTGGAACAACCGTGGCATGCGGTTGGCAACGGCTGTCTGCCTGCTGCTGGGTCTTGCCTGCCTGGTACTGGCCCTGTGTAAAAAGCCACTGCGCGCCGCTGTGCAGGTGATTATCCTGTTAGTGCTGCTGCCGCTGGGGCTGAATGTGGTGTATCTGCTGTCGGAAAAGCACCCCACGCTGTTGATGCTGTACCCGGTGTATCTGGTGTATGCGTTGGTGCTGCTGCTGACTGGACTGGAGCCGGACACCATCCCCCGCAGCGCCGCCTGGCTGGCTTGCCTGCTGTGCGCCTTTATTGCCGTGCAAAATGTGATTTATGCCAACGGCGCTTACACCTACCGCAAACTGGTCTACGAGAACACACGCGCCCAGGTGTATACCATTATGGCCAAGGTGGAGGACCTGCCCGGCTATGTGGAAGGAGAGACCCCGGTGGTTTTCTCCGGTGACTTTACGGATTCCAACTTCACCTACCACAACGACCTGATCCGTCTGTATGAGGAAGGGGAGACCGGCCTTTCCGGCTCCGCCATTACCTATGACGGCACCATCAAGTGGTGGTTCGGCAATATCATGGGCAGCAGCGCCAAAGTGGTCAACACACAGGCGGAACTGGATGCCTGGGCCGAAAATCCTGCTGTGCAGGCCATGCCCAGTTACCCCGCCAGCGGCTGCATTGCCATGGTGGATGGTGCGGCTGTAATTAAACTGTCCGATTAA
- a CDS encoding FdtA/QdtA family cupin domain-containing protein — MIIQTIRMKSVTAEGMGTLSVFEAEHDVPFAIKRIYYIHNVPAGVQRGGHAHKKLRQLLWCPYGKILIKLDDGFEKAEVMLDSPDKGLIVESNMWRDMLWQQDNSVLCVAADSYYAPDDYIRDYGEFLNRVKRGVKD, encoded by the coding sequence ATGATTATTCAAACGATCCGCATGAAAAGCGTCACCGCCGAGGGTATGGGCACCCTCTCGGTCTTTGAGGCCGAGCACGATGTGCCCTTTGCCATCAAGCGCATCTACTACATCCACAACGTCCCGGCGGGCGTCCAGCGCGGCGGCCACGCCCACAAAAAGCTGCGCCAACTGCTGTGGTGCCCCTACGGCAAAATTCTCATCAAACTGGATGACGGATTTGAAAAGGCTGAAGTTATGCTGGACAGCCCCGACAAAGGCCTGATCGTGGAAAGCAACATGTGGCGCGACATGCTGTGGCAGCAGGACAATTCCGTTCTCTGCGTTGCCGCTGACTCCTACTATGCGCCAGATGATTATATCCGTGATTACGGAGAATTTCTGAATCGGGTGAAAAGAGGAGTCAAAGACTAA
- a CDS encoding GNAT family N-acetyltransferase: MQLRRLQIEDAPLMLEWMHDPDAVAHMHARFGAMTLADCQAFIQAAQSDCPNLHRAVADDKGVYLGTVSLKNIDKQCRQAEFAIAVRRAAMGQGVSPWAMNAMLSFGFAELGLQRIYWCADAANVRACRFYEKQGYHPCETTPDRHNLLWYEVTNG, translated from the coding sequence ATGCAGTTGCGTCGTTTACAGATTGAAGATGCTCCGCTAATGTTGGAGTGGATGCATGACCCGGATGCAGTCGCGCATATGCACGCCCGATTCGGGGCGATGACATTAGCAGATTGCCAGGCGTTCATTCAGGCTGCCCAGTCGGATTGTCCAAACCTGCATAGAGCGGTGGCAGATGATAAAGGGGTGTATCTGGGAACGGTAAGTTTAAAAAACATCGACAAACAATGCAGACAGGCGGAGTTTGCCATTGCGGTGCGGCGAGCCGCTATGGGACAGGGGGTTTCGCCCTGGGCTATGAATGCGATGCTTTCCTTTGGATTTGCCGAACTTGGACTACAACGCATTTATTGGTGCGCAGACGCGGCCAATGTTCGCGCCTGTCGTTTTTATGAAAAACAGGGGTATCACCCTTGTGAAACAACACCGGATAGGCACAATCTACTCTGGTATGAAGTGACCAACGGTTAA
- a CDS encoding glycosyltransferase family 2 protein: protein MAKPKVSILISFYNLEPYVDQTLQSVLSQQTTFDVEVVCADDGSDDGTQEKLHDWCSRFPDKIRMFVMERQPGVKQDNRSRIRRLNAIRGRLFREAQGEYICYLDGDDFYTDVHKLQKQADILDADTAHQYVACGHNGCYYWQSTGKTKPIEKPIRECGLTAREYWSFLYIHTNALMFRNLGLQGIDPYASGVTIDDNMLTAQFLPYGGIYYLPDCMFDYRQTEGSTFHLRSSYQNYMLNALMVYEQNRVARGFLGASLVRTIYEYQQLYAHRKDPQLADEAAIFLEHFRSFGAGRLCRLVNYSREALPARLWCEVENKFWFFMTKVFRHFIWKPKVRALLEEARIKLEQQSAAQ, encoded by the coding sequence ATGGCGAAACCTAAGGTCAGTATCCTGATCTCGTTTTACAATTTGGAACCCTATGTGGATCAGACTCTGCAGAGTGTACTGAGTCAGCAGACAACTTTTGATGTAGAGGTAGTTTGTGCTGATGATGGTTCAGATGATGGTACACAGGAAAAGCTGCATGATTGGTGCAGTCGATTCCCAGACAAAATCAGAATGTTTGTTATGGAACGTCAGCCGGGTGTGAAGCAGGATAATCGCAGCCGCATTCGCAGGTTAAATGCTATCCGGGGCCGTCTTTTTCGTGAAGCGCAGGGCGAATATATCTGTTACCTGGATGGCGATGATTTTTATACCGATGTCCATAAATTGCAAAAACAAGCGGACATTTTGGACGCTGATACGGCGCACCAATATGTAGCCTGCGGCCATAACGGCTGCTATTACTGGCAAAGCACCGGCAAAACAAAGCCAATCGAAAAGCCTATCCGTGAGTGTGGGTTGACAGCGCGGGAGTATTGGAGCTTTTTGTATATCCATACCAACGCACTGATGTTCCGTAATCTCGGTCTGCAGGGTATCGACCCTTATGCCAGCGGTGTAACGATCGACGATAATATGCTGACGGCGCAATTTTTGCCCTACGGTGGCATTTATTATTTGCCGGACTGCATGTTTGACTACCGCCAGACCGAGGGCAGTACCTTTCACTTACGCAGCTCCTATCAGAACTACATGCTCAACGCCCTGATGGTCTACGAGCAAAATCGAGTAGCCAGGGGATTTTTAGGGGCCAGTCTGGTGCGCACAATCTACGAGTACCAGCAACTCTACGCCCACCGTAAAGACCCGCAGTTGGCGGATGAAGCAGCGATTTTTCTTGAACATTTCCGTAGCTTTGGCGCTGGCCGTCTCTGCCGCCTGGTCAACTACAGCCGCGAAGCCCTGCCGGCGCGGCTTTGGTGCGAGGTGGAAAATAAATTCTGGTTCTTTATGACCAAGGTGTTCCGCCATTTTATCTGGAAACCCAAAGTACGAGCCCTGCTGGAGGAAGCACGCATCAAACTAGAACAGCAGTCTGCTGCTCAATAA
- a CDS encoding glycosyltransferase gives MPTISVIIPVYKVERYLDACVASVVGQTYPDLEIILVDDGSPDNCPALCDAWAAKDTRIRVIHRSNGGLSAARNSGLDICTGEYIAFVDSDDRLEPETLERALRAQQRSGADLVLFHYLCTDENDQPLPDRTPADREEEALTPPQFWEKFFASGDACTYYVVAWNKLYRAELFHTLRYAEGKRYEDMFLLPNLVGQCRKILCLNFRGYRYAQRTGSIMSQGDPRNYLDRSEYLLEWTTTFAARGDTLRAEGLLNDAIENLAEKDRFDLSTPAQQQRYRTACRACADAYCDLAQRTGRRSMLLRAALLRLGLPVYQAFLKHKA, from the coding sequence ATGCCAACGATCAGCGTAATCATCCCGGTTTATAAAGTGGAGCGCTACCTGGACGCTTGCGTGGCCAGCGTGGTGGGGCAGACCTATCCCGATTTGGAGATCATTTTGGTTGATGACGGCAGCCCTGACAACTGCCCGGCCCTGTGCGATGCCTGGGCGGCGAAAGACACCCGCATCCGGGTCATCCACCGGTCGAATGGCGGTTTATCTGCGGCTCGCAACAGCGGGTTGGACATCTGTACTGGTGAATATATAGCCTTCGTGGACAGCGATGACCGCCTTGAGCCGGAAACGCTGGAACGCGCCTTGCGTGCCCAGCAAAGGTCCGGTGCAGATTTAGTCCTTTTCCACTACCTCTGCACTGATGAAAACGACCAACCCCTGCCGGACCGCACTCCGGCGGACCGTGAGGAAGAAGCGTTGACGCCGCCGCAATTCTGGGAAAAATTCTTTGCCAGCGGTGATGCCTGTACCTATTATGTGGTAGCATGGAACAAACTGTACAGAGCTGAGCTGTTCCATACGCTGCGCTATGCCGAGGGCAAGCGGTATGAGGATATGTTCCTTTTGCCGAATTTGGTTGGGCAGTGCAGGAAAATCCTCTGCCTGAATTTTCGCGGTTACCGCTATGCCCAGCGCACCGGCAGCATCATGTCCCAGGGTGACCCTCGCAACTACCTGGACCGCAGTGAATACCTGCTGGAATGGACCACTACCTTCGCCGCCAGGGGCGACACTCTGCGGGCCGAGGGGCTTTTGAACGACGCAATTGAAAATCTGGCCGAGAAAGACCGCTTCGACCTTTCCACCCCCGCCCAACAGCAGCGCTACCGCACAGCCTGCCGTGCCTGCGCCGATGCCTACTGCGACCTTGCCCAGCGCACCGGCCGGCGCAGTATGCTGTTGCGTGCCGCACTGCTGCGGTTGGGCCTGCCGGTTTACCAGGCTTTCCTCAAACACAAAGCGTAA
- a CDS encoding ABC transporter permease, whose translation MEQTQPKKQYHVHYGPAGGRTRVDFDELWRYRDLIWLFVKRDFTVLYKQTVLGPAWILINPLLSMAMYTVMFGTIANLSTGGVPQPLFYLAGTAVWTFFSSCINKVSGTFTTNSNIFSKVYFPRLAMPISTMLSGFINFLVQFVMFFCLLLFYVVRGEVAPNWAAMPLLLPIVLQVGLLGLGCGIIVSSVTTRYRDLMVVVTFGVQLWMYGTPVVYPLSMISNPLLRAVMIANPMTAPMESFRAVCFNSGEVSVLMWVISLAWTVALLAVGVSLFGKVEKTFVDTV comes from the coding sequence ATGGAGCAAACACAACCCAAAAAGCAGTACCATGTGCATTACGGCCCTGCCGGGGGCCGCACCCGCGTGGATTTTGATGAACTGTGGCGGTATAGGGATCTGATTTGGCTGTTTGTCAAGCGCGATTTTACCGTGCTGTACAAGCAGACGGTGCTGGGCCCGGCGTGGATTTTAATTAACCCGCTGCTGTCCATGGCTATGTACACGGTCATGTTCGGCACGATCGCCAACCTGTCCACAGGCGGTGTGCCGCAGCCGCTGTTCTACCTGGCAGGCACGGCCGTGTGGACCTTCTTCTCCTCCTGCATCAACAAGGTGTCGGGCACATTTACCACCAACTCCAACATCTTCAGCAAAGTGTATTTTCCGCGGCTGGCCATGCCCATTTCCACAATGCTGTCCGGGTTCATCAACTTCCTGGTGCAGTTCGTGATGTTCTTCTGCCTGCTGCTGTTTTACGTGGTGCGCGGCGAGGTGGCCCCCAACTGGGCGGCTATGCCGCTGCTGCTTCCCATCGTGCTGCAGGTGGGCCTGCTGGGCCTGGGCTGCGGCATCATCGTGTCCAGCGTCACTACCCGCTACCGCGATCTGATGGTCGTTGTCACTTTCGGTGTGCAGCTGTGGATGTACGGTACGCCGGTGGTCTACCCGCTGTCGATGATCTCCAACCCGCTGCTGCGCGCGGTGATGATCGCCAACCCGATGACCGCCCCGATGGAGAGCTTCCGCGCGGTCTGCTTCAACTCCGGCGAGGTATCGGTGCTGATGTGGGTCATCTCGCTGGCTTGGACGGTTGCGCTACTGGCGGTGGGTGTTTCGCTCTTCGGCAAGGTGGAAAAGACCTTTGTCGATACGGTCTGA
- a CDS encoding polysaccharide ABC transporter ATP-binding protein: MENQELMIRVQDVKKQYRLGQIGGGTLRGDLQSWLARKRGKEDPNTLIGTDQRLVGTTFMALNGVSFTVNKGEAVGIIGSNGAGKSTLLKLLTHVTAPTSGDIDLYGRVASMLEVGTGFHPEMTGRENVYLNGAILGMTRAEIDAKMDQIIEFSEVGDFIDTPVKRYSSGMYVKLAFSVAAHLDSEIMIMDEVLAVGDMKFQKKCLTKMRQAAKQDGRTVLYVSHNMATIRDLCDRCIVLDKGKVVFDGDVDEAISIYLATKSQATAYVDYSDVKRDNWFKRDNLRLQTVQFDVPSVEGMERIEPVKVKYTFTAKEAAEHVGLLFEVRDELGNPLAASCLYGLQLHKGENHVTVAYDFSVLSPGQYSNYFTTISFGDGGSYAVEDWVPGIQFKIVDTKANENRLEWNAKDLGVIQLPDACMCEEG, encoded by the coding sequence ATGGAAAATCAGGAATTGATGATCCGCGTGCAGGACGTCAAGAAGCAGTATCGCCTGGGCCAGATCGGCGGCGGTACACTGCGCGGCGACCTGCAAAGCTGGTTGGCCCGCAAGCGCGGCAAGGAAGACCCCAATACCTTGATTGGCACCGACCAACGGCTGGTGGGCACCACCTTTATGGCGCTGAACGGTGTCAGTTTTACGGTCAACAAGGGCGAAGCCGTGGGCATCATCGGCTCCAACGGCGCGGGCAAGTCCACGCTGCTGAAGCTGCTGACCCACGTGACGGCCCCTACCTCCGGCGATATTGACCTGTACGGCCGCGTGGCCTCGATGCTGGAAGTCGGCACCGGGTTCCACCCCGAGATGACGGGCCGCGAGAATGTCTACCTCAATGGCGCCATTCTGGGCATGACCCGCGCCGAGATCGACGCCAAGATGGACCAGATTATCGAGTTTTCCGAGGTCGGAGACTTCATCGACACTCCGGTCAAGCGCTACTCCAGCGGCATGTACGTCAAGCTGGCTTTCAGCGTGGCGGCCCACTTGGACAGCGAAATTATGATCATGGACGAGGTTTTGGCCGTCGGCGACATGAAGTTCCAGAAAAAATGCCTGACCAAGATGCGCCAGGCCGCCAAGCAGGACGGCCGCACGGTGCTGTACGTCAGCCACAACATGGCCACCATCCGCGACCTCTGCGACCGCTGCATCGTGCTGGACAAAGGCAAGGTCGTTTTTGATGGTGATGTTGACGAAGCTATTTCAATTTATTTGGCAACTAAGTCTCAGGCAACAGCCTATGTGGATTATTCCGATGTTAAGCGGGACAACTGGTTCAAGCGGGATAATCTGCGGCTGCAGACGGTGCAATTTGATGTGCCTTCGGTAGAAGGGATGGAACGCATCGAGCCGGTGAAAGTAAAGTATACCTTTACAGCAAAAGAAGCAGCAGAACATGTCGGACTTTTGTTCGAGGTGCGCGATGAGCTTGGTAATCCGCTGGCGGCATCCTGCCTGTATGGCTTGCAGCTGCATAAGGGTGAAAACCACGTAACAGTGGCTTACGACTTTTCAGTTCTGTCGCCAGGGCAGTACAGCAATTATTTTACAACGATTTCTTTTGGCGATGGTGGAAGTTATGCTGTGGAGGACTGGGTACCTGGTATTCAGTTCAAAATTGTAGATACAAAAGCAAATGAAAATAGACTGGAATGGAACGCAAAAGATTTGGGCGTAATCCAGTTGCCGGATGCCTGTATGTGTGAGGAGGGCTGA
- a CDS encoding glycosyl transferase family 6 — protein sequence MKKVAALYMCTGQYLKLWPEFLASAEKYLLKQCEVHYFVFTDADHLEGEESNSRVHRIFQKPQPWPYTTLKRFEIFLQIEDELKKFDYIYFFNANCEFKAPITEEMFLPRPEKHEKMVFVLHPCFYTWYNYEFTYDRNPRSKAFIPMGVGRDYVTGAVNGGETEAYLKFCHLLDKRINQDLAKGVIALWHDESHINWYALTHPHYRLLDASFCYFEDYPLDKPIYIYLRLKSHYFDVDTFKKDPPKSQLTPREEKFNAVSLKLAQKIQRHIPWLPRRKEK from the coding sequence ATGAAAAAAGTGGCAGCCCTGTATATGTGCACGGGACAATACCTGAAACTGTGGCCGGAATTTCTAGCAAGCGCGGAAAAGTACCTGCTGAAACAGTGCGAGGTACATTACTTCGTATTTACGGATGCAGACCACTTGGAGGGAGAAGAATCCAATTCCCGTGTGCATCGAATCTTTCAAAAACCGCAGCCGTGGCCCTATACAACGCTGAAGCGTTTTGAAATCTTTTTGCAGATTGAGGATGAATTGAAGAAATTTGATTATATCTATTTCTTCAATGCAAACTGCGAGTTCAAAGCCCCCATCACAGAAGAAATGTTTTTGCCGCGTCCGGAAAAGCACGAGAAGATGGTATTCGTTCTTCACCCGTGTTTTTACACTTGGTATAATTACGAGTTTACCTATGACCGTAATCCCCGCAGCAAGGCATTTATCCCGATGGGGGTAGGACGTGACTATGTGACAGGTGCGGTGAACGGTGGTGAAACGGAAGCGTATCTGAAGTTTTGCCACCTGCTGGATAAACGGATTAACCAGGATTTGGCGAAAGGTGTCATTGCCCTGTGGCATGATGAGTCGCATATCAACTGGTATGCGTTGACCCATCCACACTATAGGCTTCTGGATGCCAGCTTCTGCTATTTTGAAGATTACCCGCTGGACAAGCCGATTTATATCTACCTGAGATTAAAGTCCCATTATTTCGATGTGGATACATTCAAGAAGGATCCACCTAAAAGCCAACTTACCCCGCGAGAGGAAAAATTTAATGCCGTATCTTTAAAATTGGCGCAAAAGATTCAGCGCCACATCCCATGGCTTCCCCGTAGGAAAGAAAAATAA
- the tsaD gene encoding tRNA (adenosine(37)-N6)-threonylcarbamoyltransferase complex transferase subunit TsaD, with the protein MYVLGIESTCDETAAAIVEDGRKVISNVISTSVKEQALYGGVVPEIASRRHAEYISATVDKALADANMTMKDVDAVAVTFAPGLIGAVLVGVNFAKGLAYAAGKPLVPVHHLRGHIAANYLTHQSLHPPFLCLVASGGHSHIVMVEDWCRYKVLGRTVDDAAGEAYDKVARTLGLPYPGGPSVAAAARDGDPHAYKLPVPHVEGKYNVSFSGLKTAVINEVHNAEQKGQPVNVADMAASFQERIDQILAKKLLSAASDTGAKQVVLAGGVAANGRLRQLVNDGAQKLGARVFLPELKYCGDNGAMIAAQGYYEYQDGNLADWTLNGLPTLGIDYR; encoded by the coding sequence ATGTATGTTTTAGGAATTGAATCGACCTGCGATGAGACCGCGGCGGCAATCGTGGAGGACGGCCGCAAGGTCATCTCCAACGTGATCTCCACCAGCGTGAAAGAGCAGGCCCTATACGGCGGCGTTGTGCCGGAGATCGCCAGCCGCCGCCATGCCGAGTATATCAGTGCCACCGTGGACAAAGCCCTGGCCGATGCCAACATGACCATGAAAGACGTGGATGCCGTGGCCGTAACCTTTGCGCCCGGCCTGATCGGTGCCGTGCTGGTGGGCGTCAACTTTGCCAAGGGCCTGGCCTATGCGGCAGGCAAGCCGCTGGTGCCGGTGCACCACCTGCGCGGACATATCGCCGCCAACTATCTGACCCACCAAAGTTTGCATCCGCCGTTTCTCTGCCTGGTGGCCAGCGGCGGGCACAGCCACATCGTGATGGTGGAGGATTGGTGCCGCTACAAAGTTCTGGGCCGCACGGTGGACGACGCCGCCGGCGAAGCCTACGATAAAGTAGCCCGCACGCTGGGCCTGCCCTACCCAGGCGGTCCCAGTGTGGCCGCCGCCGCCCGCGACGGCGACCCCCACGCCTACAAGCTGCCCGTGCCCCATGTAGAGGGCAAGTACAACGTCAGCTTCAGCGGCCTGAAGACCGCCGTCATCAACGAGGTGCACAACGCCGAGCAGAAAGGCCAGCCGGTCAATGTGGCCGACATGGCCGCCAGCTTCCAGGAGCGCATCGACCAGATCCTGGCTAAGAAGCTGCTCTCCGCTGCCTCCGATACCGGTGCCAAGCAGGTCGTGCTGGCCGGCGGCGTCGCCGCCAACGGCCGCCTGCGCCAGCTGGTAAACGACGGTGCCCAAAAACTGGGTGCCCGCGTCTTTTTGCCGGAGCTGAAATACTGCGGCGACAACGGCGCCATGATCGCCGCCCAAGGCTACTACGAGTACCAGGACGGCAACCTGGCCGATTGGACCCTGAACGGCCTGCCCACGCTGGGGATCGATTATCGGTAA